The genomic window TGGCCCATGATCACGGTGTCGATCACGCTGAAGTCTTCGTAGGCGAACTGGTCCTGGCGCAGCTTGCCCAGACGCACGCCGTTTTCCAGCATGACCTGGCCGCTGGAAGGCTCCAGCTCACCGCCGAGGATCTTCATGAAGGTGGACTTGCCGCAACCGTTGGCGCCGATCAGGCCGTAGCGGTTGCCGTTGCCGAACTTGACGGAAACGTTTTCGAACAGCGGCTTGGCGCCAAACTGCATGGTGATATTCGCAGTGGAAATCAACTGGGTAACCCTTGGCTGGAACATGGTGCGCGCCGGGCGCGAACGGCGCGGGCGGGCAGGGAAGGCGGGCGCTGAAGGGCGCTTCCGACAAAGCCGCCTATTATGCCACAGGCCGGTGCCGGCGTGCATGTTTGCCGCTGTAGCGCCCGTTATTCGGGCGTGTGACGGTATCAGACAGTTGAAAGCCGCCAGTGTCCTGCATCAGAATTCGGTGTTCAGAATTCTGGTGGGGGCTGTATGAAAATCCTTAACGCTCAACATTCGCTCAAGCAGTACCTGGAGCAAGTCAGCGGCAAGCTGATCACCGTGGTCTCGGCCTCCGCCAGTGAAACCGAGTCACTGATCCAGACCCTGGTGGAGAAGGGCAATCGCCTGGACCTGCTGGTGGGCACCATCAACTCCTTCACCTCGCCGGACTTCATCGATTTCTGCGTTCGCGATGCCGGCGCCGATGTCACCCTGCATGTCGATTTCCGCGCGCAGAACAGCGTGCACTGGAAGCTGATCCTGATCGAGCCCGATGTGGTCATTCTGGGCAGCGCCAACTTCACCGAGATCGGCCTGAGCCTGACCCGCGACAGCTGCACGGTGATCCAGGACGCGGCGCTGTACGCCGACTACCTGGCGCGCGTCAGCGAGATCAAGGGCATGCCGGGCGTGGTGCTGGGCGAGGACTCGCCAGCCTTCGACGAGCAACTGGAGGAGTACCGCCAGAGCCATCGCCGCGTGCAGGCGAGCCTGGCGCGCAGTGCGCAGTACCTGGACGGCGAAAGCTGGCTGGGCGATGAAACCAACCAGAGCATTCCGCTGTTCATCTGGTACAGCGACCATTCCGACGACTCCGAGGAAAAGGCCGAAGCCTTCCTGCGCGCCAGCAGCGACGGCGTGGCCTGGGACGACGTGCGCGAATTCTTCACCTACGAATGCGCCGAGGGCGTGCTGCCGTACGAAGAGGGCGACATGGTGCTGACCGCGCGCTGCAACGGCACGCACATCGCCTTCTACACCTTCGACCGCATCCTCTACCGCGATGGCACTTACTACATCTACTCGTACCGCAAGAAGCGCTACACCCAGCCGTTCAAGCTGGAGGACGCGAAAG from Pseudomonas sp. GCEP-101 includes these protein-coding regions:
- a CDS encoding phospholipase D-like domain-containing protein, which translates into the protein MKILNAQHSLKQYLEQVSGKLITVVSASASETESLIQTLVEKGNRLDLLVGTINSFTSPDFIDFCVRDAGADVTLHVDFRAQNSVHWKLILIEPDVVILGSANFTEIGLSLTRDSCTVIQDAALYADYLARVSEIKGMPGVVLGEDSPAFDEQLEEYRQSHRRVQASLARSAQYLDGESWLGDETNQSIPLFIWYSDHSDDSEEKAEAFLRASSDGVAWDDVREFFTYECAEGVLPYEEGDMVLTARCNGTHIAFYTFDRILYRDGTYYIYSYRKKRYTQPFKLEDAKERLRDVIPDWYEEMRTSLNRHDINSVVR